A stretch of the Bacteroidales bacterium genome encodes the following:
- a CDS encoding type II/IV secretion system protein: MADIEFISLSTNVQQLITSEQAWHYLIIPKSKKNNYLEFYIDEMQAVNEIQEELEMIFGTAVKLEKTASDIINKSLGKYYRKRRKKTSDKSIDISGKKSEDFLLNLIEEANSIGSSDIHIEIYEEKCRVRLRIDGKLVERYILNKNEYPALINKVKIKSNLDIAEKRLPQDGRIFFETGTDKFDIRVSILPTLHGEKIVMRLLSKDATDIDINKLGFSDIQLDNYLEGIKKPNGIILISGPTGSGKTTTLYATLKVLNKEHSNVITIEDPIEYTLEGINQVQLKESIGLTFASALRTFLRQDPDIIMLGEIRDSETAQMSIRASLTGHLVLSTIHTNNAWGTVSRLIDMGVPSFLLANTLSLSVAQRLVRILCPDCKEEKEFDINMFPKGFDPPEKVTSHFKAIGCENCYYTGYKGRKAVYEVIPIDHELASYIKNKNFDILETLKTKGIKQLSDGAFELFKNGETTIEEVYSMLINSY; encoded by the coding sequence ATGGCTGATATTGAATTTATATCGCTTTCAACTAATGTTCAGCAACTTATTACATCAGAACAAGCCTGGCATTATTTGATAATACCAAAATCAAAAAAGAATAATTATCTTGAATTTTATATTGATGAGATGCAGGCTGTTAATGAAATTCAGGAAGAATTAGAAATGATTTTCGGAACAGCAGTAAAACTTGAAAAAACAGCCAGTGATATAATAAATAAAAGCTTAGGAAAATATTACAGGAAAAGAAGAAAAAAAACCAGTGATAAAAGTATAGATATTTCAGGGAAAAAATCAGAAGATTTTTTATTGAACTTAATTGAAGAAGCGAATTCAATTGGAAGTAGTGATATTCATATTGAGATTTATGAAGAAAAATGTCGTGTCAGATTGAGAATAGATGGGAAATTAGTAGAGCGGTATATTTTAAATAAAAACGAATATCCTGCATTAATTAATAAAGTAAAAATAAAGTCTAATTTAGATATTGCAGAAAAACGATTACCTCAGGATGGAAGAATATTTTTTGAAACCGGTACTGATAAATTTGATATCAGAGTTTCTATTTTACCAACATTACATGGCGAAAAGATTGTAATGCGTTTATTAAGTAAAGATGCTACCGATATTGACATTAACAAGCTGGGATTTAGCGACATACAGTTAGATAATTATTTAGAAGGAATTAAAAAACCGAATGGAATTATTTTAATTAGCGGACCTACAGGATCAGGAAAAACAACAACATTATATGCAACTCTCAAAGTTCTAAATAAAGAACATTCAAATGTAATTACAATTGAAGACCCTATAGAATATACGCTCGAAGGCATTAATCAGGTTCAGCTAAAGGAGAGTATAGGATTAACTTTTGCAAGTGCTTTAAGAACTTTTTTGCGACAAGATCCTGATATAATAATGTTAGGAGAAATAAGAGATAGTGAAACAGCCCAAATGTCAATAAGGGCTTCATTAACAGGGCATCTGGTTTTATCAACTATCCATACAAATAATGCATGGGGTACAGTTTCAAGGTTAATTGATATGGGTGTGCCTTCTTTTTTACTGGCAAATACACTTTCTTTAAGTGTTGCTCAAAGGCTTGTTAGAATATTATGCCCGGATTGTAAAGAAGAAAAAGAATTTGATATTAATATGTTTCCAAAAGGTTTTGATCCACCTGAAAAAGTTACCTCACATTTTAAAGCAATTGGCTGTGAAAACTGTTACTATACAGGTTATAAAGGAAGAAAAGCAGTTTATGAAGTTATTCCAATAGATCACGAGCTGGCTTCGTACATTAAGAATAAAAACTTTGACATTTTAGAAACATTAAAAACAAAAGGAATCAAACAACTCTCAGATGGTGCATTTGAACTTTTTAAAAATGGTGAAACAACAATAGAAGAAGTTTATTCTATGTTAATTAATAGTTACTAA
- a CDS encoding type II secretion system protein: MKKNKLLSYKVPAFTLSELLVVLVIIGILVLLALPNLMPLISKAKSTEAQLQLNHLHSLEKAYFYLHSKYSTDFDEIGYEHSKLVTEGGNANYKIEITEVTTNSFLAKATAVVDFDGDEVFNVWEIDHEKNLKEIVKD, from the coding sequence ATGAAGAAGAATAAGTTGTTAAGTTACAAGGTGCCGGCATTTACATTAAGTGAGCTTTTAGTAGTTCTTGTAATTATTGGTATTCTTGTTTTGCTGGCATTACCAAACCTTATGCCTTTAATATCAAAAGCAAAGAGTACAGAAGCTCAATTACAATTAAATCACCTTCATTCTCTTGAAAAAGCATATTTTTATCTTCATTCAAAATATTCGACTGATTTTGATGAAATAGGTTATGAACATAGTAAATTAGTTACTGAAGGTGGAAATGCAAACTATAAAATAGAAATTACCGAAGTTACAACAAATTCTTTTCTTGCCAAAGCAACGGCTGTGGTTGATTTTGATGGTGATGAAGTATTTAATGTTTGGGAAATTGATCACGAAAAAAATTTAAAGGAGATTGTTAAAGATTGA
- a CDS encoding type II toxin-antitoxin system VapC family toxin, translating to MEQEKIVLCDTDVIIEFYRNKPDIITKLKKIGQQNIAVSTITAGELIYGALNKKELNQIKKDLESLTVLDINKKTCDIFLNIMVKYVLSHKLALPDGFIAATALSKNIELFTLNIKDYSFIDGLKIYKSNN from the coding sequence ATGGAACAGGAAAAAATAGTGCTTTGCGATACAGACGTGATAATCGAGTTTTACAGGAATAAGCCAGATATTATTACAAAACTTAAAAAGATTGGGCAACAAAATATTGCAGTCAGCACCATCACGGCTGGTGAGTTAATTTATGGTGCCTTAAACAAAAAGGAACTCAATCAGATTAAAAAAGACCTTGAAAGCCTTACCGTACTTGATATTAACAAAAAAACCTGTGATATATTTCTGAATATTATGGTAAAATATGTTTTGAGCCATAAACTTGCTTTACCTGATGGCTTTATTGCTGCTACTGCTTTATCCAAAAACATTGAACTTTTTACGCTAAACATTAAAGATTACAGTTTTATTGATGGATTAAAGATTTACAAATCTAACAATTAA
- a CDS encoding T9SS type A sorting domain-containing protein translates to MFKRWFLLTVLFLFNLNILFSQLPVGEWREHFPYSKGEKIAVADNIIYCATELGLFYYNKSDNSINKISKANGLNDVGISSIKFSEQEKILIVGYSNGNLDIIDENKNAYNISDIKRKQIIGSKSINNICNINNLSYLACGFGVIVLDADKKEIKETYFIGDNGSQSEVFDITFDGNNIYCCTGTGIYFADINNTNLIDYNNWNKFTNIPNYDKEFNSIEYFAEKLFVNYDDENNNDTLYYYDGISWHCFDTVIHDIKQLNSSNEQLLFIRNYKVDVYNNDLDNIMTIYKYPESSPRTNDAAFDDEGTLWIADNLEGLVQVTKSWQFYLFYPNGPYKYNVSDIAIVNNKIWIAGGSKSSPWDDIGAYSFNNEKWENYNYKVIPEVYDIRNISKIIIDPQNSNHVYGGSWGYGLIEFNNGQFIKIYDEQNTILQNIIPYEHGYIRISSLVFDDDNNLWMSTSLGPQPIYVKKADGNWLNYEFENLIDGLDLGDMIITQNDHKWLIVEGRGLFVFDINNTLDDFGDDNYKKFDVRDENGKIINNDILSIAEDKEGIIWLGTTEGIIVYYSPENVFSGTNFYAQRPIIEVNNDFQYLLETKSITSITIDGADRKWFGTSDGGVFLMAEDGQKQILNYNIDNSPLPSNTINCITVNDKTGEVFIGTEKGIVSYQSTATEGDEYFNNVLVYPNPVRENYKGLITIKGLVSNVDVKITDISGNLVYQTRANGGTAIWNGKSFSGKKVHTGIYLIFCTNDDGSKTYVTKLLFVN, encoded by the coding sequence TTGGTGAATGGAGAGAACACTTTCCGTATAGTAAGGGAGAAAAAATTGCTGTTGCAGATAATATTATATATTGTGCTACAGAATTAGGATTGTTTTATTATAACAAATCTGATAATAGTATTAATAAAATTTCAAAAGCTAACGGACTTAATGATGTTGGAATAAGTTCAATTAAATTTTCTGAACAGGAAAAAATCTTGATTGTCGGATATAGTAATGGTAATCTTGATATTATTGATGAAAATAAAAATGCATATAATATTTCTGATATAAAACGAAAACAAATAATTGGGAGTAAATCAATAAATAATATCTGTAATATAAACAACTTGTCATATCTGGCTTGTGGATTTGGTGTTATTGTGCTTGATGCTGATAAAAAAGAAATAAAAGAAACTTATTTTATTGGTGATAACGGAAGTCAATCCGAAGTTTTTGATATTACTTTTGATGGCAATAACATATATTGTTGCACAGGAACAGGGATTTATTTTGCTGATATTAACAACACAAACCTAATTGATTATAATAACTGGAATAAATTTACAAATATTCCGAACTATGATAAAGAATTCAACTCAATCGAATATTTTGCAGAAAAACTGTTTGTTAACTATGATGATGAAAATAATAATGATACATTATATTATTATGATGGAATAAGCTGGCATTGTTTTGATACGGTAATTCATGATATAAAACAGTTGAATTCAAGTAATGAACAGTTACTTTTTATTAGAAATTATAAAGTAGATGTTTACAATAATGATTTAGATAATATTATGACAATTTATAAATATCCCGAAAGCAGCCCTCGTACAAATGATGCAGCTTTTGATGATGAAGGAACATTATGGATAGCTGACAACCTTGAAGGTTTAGTACAGGTTACAAAATCATGGCAATTTTATCTTTTTTATCCAAACGGTCCTTATAAATATAATGTGTCAGATATAGCAATAGTAAATAACAAAATATGGATTGCCGGAGGAAGCAAGTCAAGTCCGTGGGATGATATTGGTGCATATTCATTTAATAATGAGAAATGGGAAAATTATAATTATAAAGTAATTCCAGAGGTTTATGACATACGAAATATCTCAAAAATAATTATTGACCCGCAAAATTCTAATCATGTTTATGGTGGTTCTTGGGGTTATGGTTTAATAGAATTTAATAATGGACAGTTTATTAAAATTTATGACGAGCAAAATACAATATTGCAGAATATTATTCCATACGAACATGGATATATACGAATTTCCAGTTTAGTTTTTGATGATGATAACAACCTGTGGATGTCAACATCGTTAGGACCCCAACCAATTTATGTGAAAAAGGCAGATGGAAACTGGTTAAATTACGAATTTGAAAATTTGATTGACGGATTAGATTTGGGAGATATGATAATTACTCAAAATGACCACAAATGGTTAATTGTAGAGGGCAGAGGCTTATTTGTTTTTGATATTAATAATACTTTAGATGATTTTGGTGATGATAATTATAAAAAATTTGATGTTCGTGACGAAAACGGAAAAATTATTAATAACGATATACTATCAATAGCTGAAGATAAAGAAGGAATAATATGGCTTGGAACTACCGAAGGAATAATTGTATATTATAGTCCCGAAAATGTATTTAGTGGTACGAATTTTTACGCACAAAGACCTATTATTGAAGTAAATAATGATTTTCAATATCTTTTAGAAACAAAATCAATAACATCAATTACAATTGACGGGGCTGATCGAAAATGGTTTGGTACTAGTGACGGTGGTGTGTTTTTAATGGCAGAAGACGGACAAAAACAAATACTGAATTATAATATTGATAACAGCCCTTTACCTTCAAATACGATAAATTGTATTACTGTAAATGATAAAACAGGTGAAGTATTTATTGGCACTGAAAAAGGCATTGTTTCATACCAAAGCACTGCAACAGAAGGGGATGAATATTTTAATAATGTGCTTGTTTATCCTAATCCGGTGAGGGAAAATTACAAAGGACTTATTACTATAAAAGGTTTGGTATCAAATGTTGATGTAAAAATTACTGATATTAGTGGCAATTTAGTATATCAAACCCGGGCAAACGGGGGAACTGCAATATGGAATGGAAAAAGTTTTTCAGGAAAAAAAGTGCATACCGGAATTTATCTGATTTTTTGTACTAATGATGACGGTTCAAAAACTTATGTTACAAAATTGTTGTTTGTTAATTAG